One Deltaproteobacteria bacterium genomic region harbors:
- a CDS encoding XRE family transcriptional regulator, which translates to MNQIDAPSTDCQRVWAAKGWLASRGLTQKGLARAIGAYPAAINKVILGHRRTPAVIEYLTKSVGMPADLLPEPRKPKPKKTVEPA; encoded by the coding sequence ATGAACCAAATAGACGCACCATCGACTGACTGTCAAAGGGTTTGGGCCGCCAAGGGGTGGCTGGCCTCCAGGGGTTTGACCCAGAAGGGTCTGGCCCGGGCTATCGGGGCCTATCCTGCGGCCATCAACAAGGTCATCCTCGGGCACCGCCGGACCCCGGCCGTCATCGAGTATCTGACCAAGTCCGTGGGCATGCCTGCGGACCTCCTCCCTGAACCGAGGAAGCCCAAGCCCAAAAAAACCGTTGAGCCGGCCTAG